One stretch of Sediminispirochaeta bajacaliforniensis DSM 16054 DNA includes these proteins:
- a CDS encoding carbohydrate ABC transporter permease, producing MSDSRIFNKFPTGFLFLLIIVILVFLIYPISKTVLMSIQYWYLPKKGPNTTFVGLKNFFHLFSDKAFLSSLGKTFIYITVTVFFRFVLGYLVAFLLDLKFKGRALARALIIIPWAIPEVVACLVWILMYDQEFGIINYIITNFHILHENVRFLEDPGTALPAAMVVNIWKGFPFVAIMILAGLQSIPKELYEAATVDGASGFQKFRNITVPMLKPVSKVVFLLLIIWTMKDFAIAYLLAEGGPSRATEILTIYVYKTSFKYFDFGVAAAGGFVLLLFSLLFTVFYMRDLESA from the coding sequence ATGAGTGATTCCCGCATCTTTAATAAATTCCCAACGGGATTTCTTTTCCTTCTCATCATAGTCATTCTCGTTTTCTTAATTTATCCGATTTCGAAAACAGTTTTGATGAGCATACAGTATTGGTATCTTCCTAAAAAAGGACCGAATACAACTTTTGTCGGACTGAAGAATTTCTTCCATCTTTTTTCTGATAAAGCGTTTCTATCATCTTTGGGAAAAACATTTATTTATATTACTGTAACGGTATTTTTCCGATTTGTATTAGGCTATCTTGTTGCTTTTCTTTTAGATCTGAAATTTAAAGGAAGGGCACTTGCACGGGCATTAATAATAATTCCGTGGGCAATACCGGAAGTCGTTGCATGTCTAGTATGGATACTCATGTATGATCAGGAATTTGGAATTATCAATTATATCATAACAAATTTTCATATACTTCATGAAAATGTTCGATTTCTTGAGGATCCAGGAACGGCCCTGCCGGCGGCTATGGTTGTAAATATTTGGAAAGGATTTCCATTTGTTGCCATCATGATATTAGCAGGACTCCAAAGCATTCCCAAAGAACTGTATGAAGCGGCCACGGTAGACGGCGCTTCCGGATTTCAGAAATTCAGAAATATCACCGTTCCCATGTTAAAACCAGTTTCAAAGGTTGTATTTCTTTTATTGATTATCTGGACAATGAAGGATTTCGCTATTGCGTATCTTTTGGCGGAGGGGGGACCTTCTCGGGCAACCGAAATCTTAACCATATATGTGTATAAAACATCGTTTAAATATTTTGATTTTGGGGTTGCTGCGGCAGGAGGTTTTGTTCTCTTGTTATTCTCATTGCTTTTTACGGTATTTTATATGCGTGATTTGGAGAGTGCATAA
- a CDS encoding ABC transporter substrate-binding protein, with protein MKKTLVGTLIIVLLSVSTMLFASGNQDDDGGKIKLSFATSIYVEAPHKAVIDKLISTYNAQNPNVEIEVYGAGWSSFWDNMTTEILSNNEADIIQMYTSNIAQYHALRPEGTFLNLNDKIVGTSYEKDLVGQDECKYDGDYVAFSNYAWGTTGLFYRKSILERAGVDPSSIKSMEDFRNASLKLTNDNVSGFGVLVSSHSFVVSEWARFIARVISGGLYFPGEKGPFTPDRINVADPANIWAAEWWQNMILQDKSARVLKDKKDVRELFWNGKIAFNLDGPWFIGMTESRDPALLEDVGLIPQPAVEYEGKTYRPNPSQYPLITVISKNCKHQEEAWDFLKWMASKEAQEIIAECGMIPNSKSYVTESNYKATHKLAYQFYDFIANYYDPLISDPSIPQIGELQQIMIEATQRIFSSADADAAAILEDAKKEMQVVMER; from the coding sequence ATGAAAAAAACACTTGTAGGAACATTGATTATCGTTTTGTTGTCGGTATCAACTATGCTGTTTGCAAGCGGTAATCAGGATGATGATGGAGGGAAGATAAAGCTATCCTTCGCTACTTCAATTTATGTTGAAGCTCCGCATAAGGCTGTAATCGACAAATTGATTAGCACCTACAATGCACAAAACCCGAATGTTGAGATAGAGGTTTATGGAGCGGGGTGGAGCAGTTTTTGGGACAATATGACTACGGAGATACTGAGTAATAATGAGGCTGACATTATTCAGATGTATACTTCGAATATTGCACAATACCATGCACTTCGACCGGAGGGAACATTTCTAAATCTGAACGATAAAATCGTAGGGACATCCTATGAGAAAGATTTGGTCGGACAGGACGAGTGTAAATATGACGGTGATTATGTTGCGTTTTCCAATTATGCTTGGGGAACAACTGGGCTGTTTTATCGAAAATCAATATTAGAAAGGGCAGGTGTGGATCCTTCATCGATTAAAAGTATGGAGGATTTTAGGAACGCAAGCTTGAAACTTACAAACGACAATGTATCAGGATTTGGAGTTTTGGTTTCTTCGCATAGCTTTGTCGTTTCCGAATGGGCACGATTTATAGCCAGGGTTATTTCAGGAGGCCTCTATTTTCCCGGGGAAAAAGGACCTTTCACGCCGGATCGCATAAATGTAGCTGATCCGGCCAATATCTGGGCGGCAGAATGGTGGCAAAATATGATCCTTCAGGATAAATCGGCCAGGGTTCTTAAAGATAAAAAAGATGTGCGTGAATTATTCTGGAATGGGAAGATCGCATTTAATCTTGATGGACCTTGGTTTATTGGCATGACCGAATCACGTGATCCTGCTCTTCTTGAGGATGTAGGTCTCATTCCACAGCCTGCTGTGGAATATGAAGGTAAGACATATAGGCCCAATCCTTCTCAATATCCCCTTATCACGGTCATCAGCAAAAATTGCAAACACCAGGAAGAAGCTTGGGATTTTCTTAAATGGATGGCATCGAAAGAGGCTCAGGAGATCATTGCCGAATGCGGTATGATTCCCAACAGCAAATCATATGTAACCGAGTCGAATTATAAAGCTACACATAAGCTTGCTTATCAGTTTTATGATTTTATCGCCAATTACTATGATCCTCTGATCAGTGATCCATCCATTCCTCAGATCGGGGAATTGCAGCAAATCATGATAGAAGCAACTCAGCGTATTTTTTCATCAGCAGATGCAGATGCGGCGGCTATTTTGGAAGATGCCAAGAAAGAGATGCAGGTGGTAATGGAGCGCTAA
- a CDS encoding sensor histidine kinase, with amino-acid sequence MKHANNYVDAKISLTSITLIIHIVCIFQYHQTSKFSGMPLFYIQSVLVLLFIDAVIAIINIIKLLTIPNLALFYLRGFIILIISYTIQDDFLLEILLYIDYSIPTRYRNNWKYSIIYLSVYLCLLALLQFPNPLFGTAFLSWDFKVPLFWDYSMFLLLTILFTTCLFLMIYYREQLIRLHRELSLEKSIKSKLLRLNQRFQDYAYTAENNAKRKERRAITQKIHDSTGYSFTNIISLMDVAISLGDEDFDRLTEIHMTAKKEAKNGLKQTRKILTYTRNQEQPNNAEDEASILHLIQTFRKVTDIETHLEIINSKQSYGKVTDAILFSIVREALTNILQHSNADKVFIYFGEVREDILLYIRDNGRNYGETSFGIGLTGVQERVANVGGRVTFQYSIDGFSIKAEIPIHKGGKKYDQGTYS; translated from the coding sequence ATGAAACATGCTAATAATTATGTTGATGCCAAAATCTCCCTAACCAGTATTACTCTTATCATTCATATCGTTTGCATTTTTCAATACCATCAAACATCGAAATTCTCAGGAATGCCGTTATTTTATATACAGAGCGTACTTGTTCTTCTTTTTATTGATGCCGTCATAGCAATAATCAACATCATAAAGCTTTTAACCATACCCAATCTTGCTCTGTTTTATCTCCGGGGTTTTATCATTCTCATCATCTCTTATACCATACAAGATGATTTTCTACTGGAAATTCTTCTATACATAGACTATTCCATTCCTACCCGTTACCGAAACAACTGGAAATACAGCATCATTTATTTATCCGTGTATTTATGCCTTTTAGCCTTACTTCAGTTCCCCAATCCCCTATTTGGTACAGCTTTTCTTTCATGGGATTTTAAGGTTCCATTGTTTTGGGACTACTCAATGTTCTTGCTTCTGACTATTCTCTTCACAACATGCCTGTTTCTCATGATATATTATCGTGAACAGTTGATTCGGCTCCACAGAGAACTATCTTTGGAAAAGTCAATTAAATCAAAACTACTGCGGCTGAATCAGCGATTTCAAGATTATGCCTATACCGCTGAAAATAACGCAAAACGAAAAGAACGCAGAGCAATCACCCAGAAAATTCACGACTCCACGGGCTATAGCTTTACTAATATTATCTCGTTGATGGACGTTGCGATAAGTCTCGGAGATGAAGATTTTGATCGTCTTACCGAGATCCATATGACAGCAAAAAAAGAAGCAAAAAATGGATTGAAGCAGACTCGAAAAATACTTACATATACCCGAAATCAGGAACAGCCCAATAACGCCGAGGATGAAGCCAGCATTCTTCATTTAATACAAACTTTTAGAAAGGTCACAGATATCGAAACACACTTGGAGATAATAAATTCCAAGCAATCCTATGGAAAGGTGACAGATGCTATCCTTTTTTCTATCGTTCGTGAAGCCTTGACCAATATTTTGCAGCATAGTAATGCAGATAAGGTCTTCATCTACTTCGGTGAAGTAAGAGAGGATATTTTACTCTACATCAGAGATAATGGCAGAAATTATGGAGAAACAAGCTTTGGTATCGGACTGACTGGAGTCCAAGAACGAGTAGCGAACGTAGGGGGACGGGTAACATTTCAATACTCTATTGACGGGTTCAGCATCAAGGCGGAGATTCCCATACATAAAGGGGGGAAAAAATATGATCAGGGTACTTATAGCTGA
- a CDS encoding response regulator transcription factor produces the protein MIRVLIADDQELFAESLKTLLTTYTDDIEIVGIAENGQKAISWVENTTIDIILMDVKMPELDGVEATKIILQSHKSIKVVMLSTFKEIDFVKKALRYGALGYLLKDISPTELIASIRAAYNGATQISPAIAANIVESKYTDKDNNGTSIEWYKDLTRREKEIFKLISRGYDNTEIADELCIAYQTVRNYVSSIISKLSIKNRYEIIKLANRMLK, from the coding sequence ATGATCAGGGTACTTATAGCTGACGATCAGGAACTTTTTGCGGAAAGTCTAAAAACTCTTTTAACAACATATACTGATGATATTGAAATCGTTGGAATCGCAGAAAATGGTCAAAAAGCTATTTCTTGGGTGGAGAACACTACCATTGACATCATCCTCATGGATGTGAAAATGCCGGAACTTGACGGGGTTGAAGCCACAAAAATCATTCTGCAATCACATAAGTCAATCAAAGTCGTTATGCTTTCTACCTTCAAAGAAATAGATTTTGTCAAAAAGGCATTACGCTATGGAGCTCTTGGGTATCTGCTGAAAGATATCTCGCCTACCGAATTAATTGCATCAATACGAGCCGCTTATAACGGAGCAACACAAATTTCCCCTGCAATAGCGGCCAATATAGTAGAATCAAAATATACCGACAAAGACAATAATGGAACATCCATAGAATGGTACAAAGATCTTACCAGACGGGAAAAGGAAATATTTAAACTGATCTCCCGGGGATATGATAATACCGAAATCGCCGATGAACTTTGTATCGCGTACCAGACAGTACGAAATTATGTAAGTTCAATTATATCAAAGCTCAGTATTAAGAACCGCTATGAGATAATTAAACTGGCTAACAGGATGTTGAAGTAG
- a CDS encoding GNAT family N-acetyltransferase: MSYYQKLVGERLYLSPVSDDGLELYTSWVNDLETTLNLQLAAGIISRDKERDMLQKLQDGYNFSIVLKENDQLIGSCGLMDVDLIQSRGEMGIFIGEKSQRGKGFGGEAIGLLLSYAFHLLNLHNVMLRVRSFNEVAQRCYRKLGFREIGRRSECVCIGGRYFDEIYMEMLDRDFTATLPEVRALSDE; this comes from the coding sequence GTGTCCTATTATCAAAAGCTTGTGGGAGAACGTCTTTACCTTTCTCCTGTTTCCGATGATGGCCTTGAGCTCTATACCTCATGGGTGAATGATCTCGAAACTACACTGAACCTGCAGCTTGCCGCAGGCATCATATCCCGGGATAAAGAGCGTGATATGCTTCAGAAGTTACAGGATGGCTACAACTTCAGTATCGTTCTTAAGGAAAATGATCAGTTGATCGGCAGCTGCGGCCTGATGGATGTCGATCTAATCCAAAGCCGAGGTGAAATGGGAATCTTCATTGGAGAAAAATCGCAGCGGGGAAAGGGCTTTGGGGGAGAGGCCATCGGTCTGCTTCTATCGTATGCCTTCCACCTCCTTAACCTGCACAATGTTATGCTTAGGGTCCGCTCCTTTAACGAAGTTGCACAGCGTTGCTACCGAAAGCTTGGCTTTCGCGAAATTGGAAGGAGAAGCGAATGTGTTTGCATCGGTGGCCGCTATTTCGACGAGATCTACATGGAGATGCTCGATCGGGACTTTACCGCTACCCTTCCGGAGGTTAGGGCGCTGTCGGATGAGTGA
- a CDS encoding RNA polymerase sigma factor yields MEAYDDDFAELLRSHIRYIYTVAFRFCADAHDAEDLAQQALLSAWEKRSQLAEPAKISAWLRRICLNLYLDAQRKARHIIQIEDGFEDMLTDIGPLPEQELLVDESVRELQDGCFTAMASRLTLAQRSSFILVDMFGLSIEEAAEILKLSQSSIKSLLFRARKNLNAFFGHHCQWVLPENSCSCKAWYEFSRRREDLREEVRKHGGPPDFADPEYAAKSDPSTMRKVLSLFRNLPERRPDASWYSKTAYLVGSLLKK; encoded by the coding sequence ATGGAAGCATATGACGACGATTTTGCAGAGCTGCTCAGAAGCCATATACGGTACATCTACACGGTAGCCTTCCGCTTCTGCGCCGATGCTCATGATGCTGAAGATCTCGCACAGCAGGCTCTTCTCTCCGCATGGGAAAAGCGAAGCCAGCTTGCGGAACCTGCAAAAATCTCCGCTTGGCTCAGACGAATTTGTCTGAATCTTTACCTTGATGCACAGAGGAAGGCGAGACACATTATCCAGATCGAAGACGGTTTTGAGGATATGCTCACAGATATCGGCCCACTGCCGGAACAGGAGCTTTTAGTTGATGAATCGGTACGGGAGCTGCAGGACGGCTGTTTTACCGCAATGGCATCTCGCCTCACTTTGGCCCAGCGTAGCTCATTTATCCTGGTGGATATGTTTGGTCTTTCAATTGAAGAGGCGGCCGAAATCCTAAAGCTTTCTCAATCATCAATTAAATCTCTTCTTTTTCGCGCTCGTAAAAACCTAAATGCTTTTTTTGGGCATCACTGCCAGTGGGTTCTGCCGGAAAACTCATGCAGCTGCAAAGCGTGGTATGAATTCTCCAGACGAAGAGAGGATTTACGGGAAGAAGTACGAAAGCATGGCGGACCTCCGGATTTTGCCGATCCCGAATATGCGGCAAAAAGCGATCCGTCTACCATGAGAAAGGTTCTTTCACTTTTCAGGAATTTACCGGAACGAAGACCCGATGCATCCTGGTACAGCAAAACGGCATATCTTGTCGGTTCGCTGTTAAAAAAATAG
- a CDS encoding DUF3795 domain-containing protein encodes MKRTEILGKLAPCGLDCSRCASFKGGPIARQSRTLLEALGDYQRMAQKMTAFFEPFAHFDSFQEILRFFADAKCDGCRSGDSRYPDCAAKSCFKEMKGDFCGECKEFPCSRNRYNEDLHKRWLANGEFIRTKGIESFYDMQAGKPRY; translated from the coding sequence ATGAAACGAACAGAAATTCTTGGCAAACTGGCCCCATGCGGGCTCGACTGTTCCCGTTGCGCATCTTTCAAAGGGGGCCCGATAGCGAGGCAGAGTCGCACACTTCTGGAAGCTTTAGGCGACTACCAACGGATGGCACAAAAGATGACCGCTTTTTTCGAACCCTTTGCCCACTTTGATTCTTTTCAAGAGATTCTTCGCTTCTTTGCAGATGCGAAATGCGACGGATGTCGATCGGGCGACAGCAGATATCCAGATTGTGCGGCAAAAAGCTGTTTCAAAGAAATGAAGGGCGACTTTTGCGGAGAATGTAAGGAATTCCCCTGTTCAAGAAATCGATACAATGAAGACCTCCATAAGCGTTGGCTTGCAAACGGTGAATTCATAAGAACAAAGGGAATCGAATCATTCTACGATATGCAGGCTGGCAAACCCAGATATTAA
- a CDS encoding putative 2-dehydropantoate 2-reductase — MKYTVLGTGAIGGYYGGMLRKSGLPVDFLARSDYQYIKEHGLMIDSIKGDFILRELDVYDSVENLPDTDVVIVSMKTTANENLSELLLPIVKKGTVIFVLQNGLGMEEELQKQFPHAVVIGGMCFICSQKRGPGYIVHLDKGPITAAPLHESALPIAEKLRSDFVQAGIEMTLSRNLKHARWGKLLWNIPFNGLSVVLNANTKEIMDNPYGLSLAQRLMEEVSRGASACGCNLPSGSIAGMLESTQTMAPYDPSMKLDYDHKRPMEVEYMYRKPLQEARKNGADLPLVAALADQLSFLNQVVEVPV, encoded by the coding sequence GTGAAATATACTGTACTTGGAACTGGAGCCATAGGCGGTTATTACGGAGGTATGCTTCGAAAGAGCGGTCTTCCTGTTGATTTTCTTGCCCGCAGTGATTATCAGTACATAAAAGAACATGGCCTTATGATTGACTCCATAAAGGGCGATTTTATTCTGAGGGAGCTTGATGTTTATGATTCCGTGGAGAATTTGCCGGATACGGATGTTGTCATCGTATCGATGAAAACAACGGCAAATGAAAACCTCTCCGAACTTCTATTGCCTATTGTGAAAAAGGGAACGGTAATTTTTGTCTTACAAAACGGTTTGGGAATGGAAGAGGAGCTGCAGAAACAGTTTCCCCATGCCGTCGTGATTGGCGGGATGTGTTTTATCTGTTCCCAGAAGCGGGGGCCGGGATATATTGTTCATCTCGATAAAGGGCCGATTACCGCCGCCCCATTGCATGAGAGTGCTTTACCTATCGCCGAAAAGTTGCGGTCCGATTTTGTACAGGCGGGAATTGAGATGACGCTGAGCAGGAACCTGAAGCATGCCCGTTGGGGAAAGCTTTTATGGAATATACCGTTTAACGGGCTCTCGGTTGTCCTGAATGCCAACACAAAAGAGATTATGGATAATCCTTATGGTTTATCCCTTGCACAAAGACTTATGGAAGAGGTTTCTCGTGGGGCGAGTGCCTGCGGCTGCAATCTCCCTTCCGGCTCAATTGCGGGTATGCTGGAATCTACCCAGACGATGGCCCCTTATGACCCGAGTATGAAACTTGATTATGATCATAAGAGGCCTATGGAAGTTGAATATATGTATCGGAAGCCTCTGCAGGAAGCACGAAAGAACGGAGCCGATTTGCCCCTTGTCGCAGCCCTTGCAGATCAGCTTTCCTTTTTGAATCAAGTGGTGGAAGTACCCGTTTAA
- a CDS encoding TetR/AcrR family transcriptional regulator has product MPKIVNKDEVRTALATKALALFRRYGYRSLSLRTLVAELGISKSGFYHYFAGKEELFHFCGELLTDMLERELALVSSSAVTETDTQALIEMLISYGKKLLPDYLDELGLLVDFAREDGAGRSANSVIDRYRGLFRKIFGEAGYNAAMQLFFGFLSLTAVEGGAADWDQLRNGLHLFIRSC; this is encoded by the coding sequence GTGCCGAAAATAGTGAATAAAGATGAGGTTCGGACAGCCCTGGCGACAAAGGCGCTTGCGCTTTTTCGCCGTTATGGCTATCGCTCTTTAAGTTTAAGAACACTTGTCGCGGAATTGGGGATCTCAAAAAGCGGTTTTTATCACTATTTTGCAGGAAAAGAGGAACTTTTTCATTTCTGTGGGGAGCTCTTGACCGACATGCTTGAACGAGAGCTTGCCTTGGTCTCTTCTTCTGCCGTGACAGAAACCGATACTCAGGCCCTTATCGAGATGCTGATTTCCTATGGAAAGAAGCTTCTTCCCGATTATCTTGATGAGCTGGGACTATTGGTCGATTTCGCCAGGGAAGATGGTGCCGGCCGGTCCGCAAACAGCGTTATCGATCGCTATCGGGGCCTTTTTCGGAAAATCTTCGGAGAAGCCGGATATAATGCCGCGATGCAGCTTTTCTTCGGTTTTCTCTCTCTTACCGCTGTCGAGGGCGGGGCGGCGGATTGGGATCAGTTGAGGAACGGGCTGCACCTCTTTATCCGCTCTTGTTGA
- a CDS encoding SDR family oxidoreductase, which yields MRILIAGASGYLGRHVSEEAKKVGFTVRVLLRTESQAASFSSLADEIIVGEATKPADLEGLAENCDIVFSSLGITRQKDGLTYEQVDYQANANLLAEAERSKCALFCYVSVFKGQDLRWVKLVKAKEHFVDLLAQSTIPSAIIRPTGFFSDMADFFNMAQAGRVFLFGKGTGRFNPISGKDLAVEIIRSCRAQIDRGERFSELEIGGPDTLSLNQIACLALKASGKPEKILHLPDVLRRITLAVLPRITPLSVYGPLQFFLAVMGISDLAAPEYGSDHLSDFYRQLAEGANEKQ from the coding sequence ATGAGAATTCTTATAGCCGGAGCCAGCGGATATCTTGGCAGACATGTAAGCGAAGAAGCGAAGAAAGTGGGTTTCACGGTCAGGGTGCTTCTGAGAACAGAAAGCCAGGCCGCATCGTTTTCTTCCCTTGCCGATGAAATCATCGTTGGTGAGGCGACAAAACCAGCCGATCTCGAAGGGCTCGCGGAAAACTGCGATATTGTCTTCAGCAGCCTCGGCATAACCCGACAAAAGGACGGGTTAACCTATGAACAGGTCGACTATCAGGCAAACGCGAACCTTTTGGCAGAGGCTGAGCGATCAAAATGTGCTCTTTTTTGCTATGTTTCGGTCTTCAAAGGACAAGATCTGCGTTGGGTAAAACTGGTGAAGGCAAAGGAGCACTTCGTCGACCTTCTCGCCCAATCGACAATTCCCTCTGCGATAATCAGACCGACGGGATTCTTCTCCGACATGGCCGATTTTTTTAACATGGCCCAGGCCGGCCGGGTTTTTCTTTTCGGAAAAGGCACGGGGCGTTTCAATCCGATATCGGGCAAAGATCTTGCTGTGGAGATCATTCGCAGCTGCAGGGCTCAGATAGACCGTGGGGAAAGGTTCAGCGAACTGGAGATTGGAGGTCCCGATACGCTCAGTCTGAACCAGATTGCGTGCCTTGCCCTAAAAGCCTCGGGGAAACCGGAAAAGATCCTACATTTGCCCGATGTGCTTCGCCGCATAACCCTGGCCGTATTACCCCGCATCACCCCGTTATCGGTTTACGGACCGCTACAATTTTTTCTTGCCGTAATGGGTATTTCAGATCTTGCCGCCCCCGAATACGGAAGCGACCATCTGTCGGATTTTTATCGGCAACTTGCAGAAGGAGCGAATGAAAAACAGTAA
- a CDS encoding nucleotidyltransferase family protein — translation MKPSLVILAAGLGSRYGGIKQIEPVGVNDEIILEFSLFDAIRAGFGKAIFVIREEIEKDFTKHVLPRFSSSIPCSFVFQHMDDLPEGFSLPRERKKPWGTAHAVLAARKEIAEPFAVINADDFYGRDAFKVIGDFLSQRANEEDRYCMVGYKLKNTVSEHGTVSRGICETDEKGMLTGMEEHTRLEKLSDGVMSYVPDGRELKFSGEEPVSMNLFGFTPHVLPDMERIFADFLREHIHEPKAEFYIPTVANRVVKELGASMAVLRSDAHWFGITYQEDRPAVVEAIRHLVREGVYPERLWN, via the coding sequence ATGAAACCAAGCTTAGTGATTCTTGCAGCCGGACTTGGAAGCCGGTACGGTGGTATCAAACAAATAGAGCCTGTAGGCGTCAACGATGAAATCATCCTGGAGTTTTCTCTTTTTGATGCCATACGTGCGGGCTTCGGCAAGGCCATTTTCGTCATCAGGGAAGAGATTGAGAAAGATTTTACCAAGCATGTATTGCCCCGTTTTTCTTCGAGCATCCCTTGTAGTTTTGTTTTTCAGCATATGGACGACCTCCCTGAGGGGTTTTCACTCCCTCGGGAGCGGAAGAAGCCTTGGGGAACGGCACATGCGGTTCTTGCCGCCCGAAAAGAAATAGCCGAACCCTTTGCCGTTATCAATGCCGACGACTTTTACGGAAGAGATGCCTTTAAGGTTATTGGGGACTTTCTTTCACAGCGGGCAAATGAGGAAGATCGCTACTGTATGGTGGGGTATAAACTTAAGAATACGGTTAGTGAGCATGGTACCGTTTCCCGGGGAATTTGCGAAACCGATGAGAAGGGGATGCTGACAGGCATGGAAGAGCACACCCGCCTGGAAAAGCTTTCCGATGGTGTGATGAGCTATGTACCGGATGGAAGGGAGCTGAAATTCTCAGGAGAAGAACCGGTAAGTATGAATCTTTTCGGGTTTACTCCTCATGTGTTGCCCGACATGGAAAGGATTTTTGCCGATTTCCTGCGTGAACATATCCATGAGCCGAAGGCCGAATTTTACATACCGACCGTTGCAAACAGGGTTGTCAAAGAACTCGGTGCCTCAATGGCGGTGCTTCGATCGGACGCACACTGGTTTGGCATCACCTATCAGGAGGACCGGCCCGCAGTTGTCGAGGCCATACGGCATCTTGTTCGGGAGGGCGTGTACCCCGAACGACTCTGGAACTAG